A single window of Polaribacter sp. SA4-10 DNA harbors:
- the efp gene encoding elongation factor P, with product MATTSDIRNGLCIKYNNDIYKVIEFLHVKPGKGPAFVRTKLKSVTNGKVIDNTFPAGRKIEDVRVETHKFQYLYNDGDTFHFMNEQDYTQIQLQKTALDSPELMKEGEVVTIIINAEDDMPLSVDLPASVVLLVTHTEPGVKGNTATNATKPATVESGATVNVPLFINEGDKIKVETTKGTYQERIKE from the coding sequence ATGGCAACAACATCAGATATTAGAAACGGACTGTGTATTAAATACAATAACGATATTTATAAAGTAATCGAATTTTTACATGTAAAACCAGGTAAAGGTCCTGCCTTTGTAAGAACTAAGTTAAAAAGTGTTACAAATGGTAAAGTTATTGATAACACGTTTCCTGCTGGTAGAAAAATTGAAGATGTTCGTGTAGAAACTCATAAGTTTCAGTATTTATATAATGATGGAGATACATTTCATTTTATGAATGAACAAGATTATACTCAAATTCAATTGCAAAAAACGGCTTTAGATTCTCCAGAATTAATGAAGGAAGGTGAGGTTGTAACTATTATAATTAATGCTGAAGATGACATGCCTTTATCAGTTGATTTACCTGCAAGTGTTGTTTTGTTGGTAACGCATACAGAACCTGGGGTTAAAGGTAATACAGCAACAAATGCAACAAAACCTGCAACCGTAGAAAGTGGTGCAACAGTTAATGTTCCTTTATTTATTAATGAAGGGGATAAAATTAAAGTTGAAACTACAAAAGGGACTTATCAAGAAAGAATTAAAGAGTAA
- a CDS encoding class I SAM-dependent methyltransferase — protein MSKTREEINQTEKDYWNEGKLQRSKIKKLRRHAFFYSYKREKKILNKLLEDFNDKNVLEIGSYVWAAWFNENIKPKSLSCINISEVELENGKKNAATKPFPVKHHIMDANNLTFEDETFDIVFGGAILHHLDIEKSIGHIHRVLKPGGKIVFLEPLNMNPLYRIYRKMNPQERTPDEHALVSSDFKIIRQKFSFNHYFFDFFSVVFGFISLKIFGDKNYDNWINKLGYNLDVFFSKIPFFHSLFARVIIYGSKK, from the coding sequence ATGTCTAAAACAAGAGAAGAAATTAATCAAACTGAAAAAGATTACTGGAATGAAGGTAAACTTCAAAGAAGTAAGATTAAAAAGTTAAGAAGACATGCCTTTTTCTATTCTTATAAAAGAGAAAAGAAAATTTTAAATAAATTGCTAGAAGATTTTAATGATAAGAATGTTTTAGAAATTGGTTCTTATGTTTGGGCTGCTTGGTTTAATGAAAACATAAAGCCTAAAAGTTTATCTTGTATAAATATTTCTGAAGTAGAGTTAGAGAATGGAAAAAAAAATGCTGCAACAAAACCTTTTCCTGTCAAACACCATATAATGGATGCTAATAATTTAACTTTTGAAGATGAAACATTCGATATTGTTTTTGGAGGTGCTATTTTACATCATTTAGATATAGAAAAATCTATTGGCCATATTCATAGAGTATTAAAACCAGGAGGAAAGATTGTTTTTCTTGAGCCATTAAATATGAACCCTTTATATAGGATTTATAGAAAAATGAATCCACAAGAAAGAACCCCAGATGAGCACGCTTTGGTTTCTTCAGATTTTAAAATTATAAGACAAAAATTTTCGTTTAATCATTATTTTTTCGATTTTTTCAGTGTTGTATTTGGTTTTATATCATTAAAAATTTTTGGAGATAAAAATTATGATAATTGGATAAATAAATTAGGATATAATTTAGATGTATTCTTTTCTAAAATTCCATTTTTTCACTCACTTTTTGCAAGAGTAATTATCTATGGAAGTAAAAAATAA
- a CDS encoding UDP-3-O-(3-hydroxymyristoyl)glucosamine N-acyltransferase, which yields MKFKNPQTLQQIALLLEVDFIGKTDFEILGINEIHVVEKGDIVFVDHPKYYDKALNSAATTILINKKVDCPVGKSLLISEDPFRDFNKITKHFNPFIASKVSISESAIIGEGTIIQPNVFIGNNVIIGKHCVIHPNVAIYDHSIIGNNVTIHANTVLGADAFYYKNRPEGFDKLISGGRVVLEDNVDLGASCTIDKGVTGDTTIGEGTKIDNQVHVGHDTIIGKKCLIASQTGIAGCVIIEDEVTIWGQVGTNSGITIGKGAIILGQTGVTKSVAGGKSYFGTPISESRVKLKELAEIKQMIKERKNS from the coding sequence ATGAAATTTAAAAATCCACAAACCTTACAACAAATAGCTTTATTATTAGAAGTAGATTTTATTGGTAAAACTGATTTCGAAATTTTAGGAATCAATGAAATTCATGTTGTAGAAAAAGGAGATATTGTTTTTGTAGACCACCCAAAATATTATGATAAAGCATTAAATTCTGCAGCTACAACGATTTTAATCAATAAAAAAGTTGATTGTCCTGTTGGAAAATCATTATTAATTTCTGAAGATCCTTTTCGTGATTTTAATAAAATTACGAAACATTTTAATCCTTTTATAGCCTCTAAAGTAAGTATTTCTGAATCTGCAATTATTGGTGAAGGAACAATTATACAACCCAATGTTTTTATTGGAAATAATGTTATTATTGGTAAGCACTGTGTAATTCATCCAAATGTTGCTATTTATGACCATTCAATTATTGGAAACAATGTTACAATTCACGCAAACACAGTTTTAGGAGCAGATGCTTTTTATTACAAAAATCGCCCAGAAGGATTTGATAAATTAATTTCTGGAGGTAGAGTTGTTCTTGAAGATAATGTAGATTTAGGAGCTTCTTGTACAATAGATAAGGGAGTTACTGGAGATACAACGATTGGAGAAGGAACAAAAATTGATAATCAAGTCCATGTTGGACATGATACAATTATCGGAAAAAAATGTTTGATTGCTTCACAAACAGGAATTGCAGGTTGTGTTATTATTGAAGATGAAGTAACAATTTGGGGACAAGTTGGTACAAATAGTGGAATTACAATTGGTAAAGGAGCAATAATATTAGGTCAAACTGGGGTAACAAAATCTGTTGCGGGAGGAAAAAGTTATTTTGGAACTCCAATCTCAGAATCAAGAGTAAAATTAAAAGAATTAGCAGAAATAAAACAAATGATAAAAGAGAGAAAGAATTCTTAA
- the sucD gene encoding succinate--CoA ligase subunit alpha translates to MSVLVNKDSKIIVQGFTGSEGTFHAGQMIDYGTNVVGGVTPGKGGQKHLGKPVFNTVAESVEKVGADTSIIFVPPAFAADAIMESADAGIKVIICITEGIPTADMVKVKAYIDGKECRLVGPNCPGVITPDEAKVGIMPGFIFKKGNVGIVSKSGTLTYEAADQVVKQGFGITTAIGIGGDPIIGTTTKEAVELLMNDPETEAIVMIGEIGGNLEAEAAKWIKADGNRKPVVGFIAGQTAPAGRTMGHAGAIVGGEDDTAQAKMKILADNGIHVVSSPAKIGEMVAKVLKK, encoded by the coding sequence ATGAGCGTTTTAGTAAATAAAGATTCAAAAATTATTGTACAAGGTTTTACTGGTAGTGAAGGTACTTTTCATGCAGGTCAAATGATTGATTATGGTACTAATGTTGTAGGTGGTGTAACTCCAGGAAAAGGCGGTCAAAAGCACTTAGGAAAACCAGTTTTTAATACGGTTGCAGAATCTGTAGAAAAAGTTGGAGCAGATACTTCAATTATTTTTGTACCACCAGCATTTGCTGCTGATGCAATAATGGAATCTGCTGATGCAGGAATTAAAGTAATCATTTGTATTACTGAAGGAATTCCTACTGCTGATATGGTAAAAGTAAAAGCTTATATTGATGGTAAAGAGTGTAGATTAGTGGGGCCTAACTGTCCAGGAGTAATTACTCCAGATGAAGCTAAAGTTGGTATTATGCCAGGTTTTATTTTCAAAAAAGGGAATGTTGGTATCGTTTCTAAATCAGGAACGTTAACATATGAAGCTGCTGATCAAGTTGTAAAACAAGGATTTGGAATTACAACAGCAATTGGTATTGGTGGAGATCCAATTATTGGAACTACAACAAAAGAAGCTGTTGAATTATTAATGAACGATCCAGAAACTGAAGCAATTGTTATGATTGGTGAAATTGGTGGAAATCTAGAAGCTGAAGCTGCAAAATGGATTAAAGCTGATGGTAATAGAAAACCAGTTGTTGGTTTTATAGCAGGACAAACTGCGCCAGCAGGAAGAACAATGGGACATGCAGGTGCTATTGTTGGAGGAGAAGATGATACAGCACAAGCAAAAATGAAAATTTTAGCAGATAATGGAATACACGTTGTTAGTTCTCCAGCTAAAATTGGAGAAATGGTAGCAAAAGTTTTAAAAAAATAA
- the fabG gene encoding 3-oxoacyl-[acyl-carrier-protein] reductase: MKLLDNKTAIITGATRGIGREIAIEFAKQGAHVAFTYSSSVDAANALEEELKALGVSAKGYQSNAANFDAAQALAKNVLEEFGSIDILVNNAGITKDNLLMRISEDDFDKVIEVNLKSVFNLTKAVIRPMMKQRNGAIINMSSVVGLKGNAGQSNYAASKAGIVGFSKSVALELGSRNIRSNVVAPGFIETEMTAKLDEATVQGWRDGIPLKRGGQPIDIANACVFLASDMSSYITGQTLSVDGGMLT, translated from the coding sequence ATGAAATTACTAGATAATAAAACGGCTATTATTACAGGAGCAACAAGAGGAATTGGTCGTGAAATTGCCATTGAATTCGCTAAACAGGGAGCACATGTAGCTTTTACATATAGTTCTTCTGTAGATGCAGCTAATGCTTTAGAAGAGGAATTAAAAGCTTTGGGAGTTTCAGCAAAAGGATATCAATCTAACGCAGCAAACTTTGATGCAGCGCAAGCGTTGGCTAAAAATGTATTAGAAGAGTTTGGTTCAATAGATATTTTGGTAAACAACGCAGGAATTACAAAAGATAATTTGTTAATGCGTATTTCTGAAGATGATTTTGATAAAGTCATTGAAGTAAACTTAAAATCTGTTTTTAATTTAACGAAAGCAGTTATTAGACCAATGATGAAACAACGTAATGGCGCTATTATTAATATGAGTTCTGTTGTAGGTTTAAAAGGAAATGCAGGTCAGTCTAATTATGCGGCATCAAAAGCTGGTATTGTTGGGTTTTCTAAGTCTGTAGCTTTAGAGTTAGGCTCTAGAAACATTAGAAGTAACGTTGTTGCTCCTGGTTTTATAGAAACAGAAATGACTGCGAAATTAGATGAAGCGACTGTACAAGGTTGGAGAGATGGAATTCCTTTAAAAAGAGGAGGACAACCAATAGATATTGCAAATGCATGTGTATTTTTAGCCTCAGACATGAGTTCTTACATTACAGGTCAAACATTATCTGTAGATGGAGGTATGTTGACTTAG
- a CDS encoding VWA domain-containing protein, which produces MQITTILYIIIALLLSISVAFFQYFYSVKSKTRINTLLFVLKTFSLFLLLLLLINPTIKNTELKNSIPVLAVLVDNSKSIPFFKEEKNVENFIEALNNNKSLNEKFLINEFTFGSSLRVLDSVSFNESETNISEAILAVNELNKDKIAPIILITDGNQTIGNDYEFINSKQPIYPLVVGDTIKYRDLRISQLNVNKYSYIKNKFPVEVLLNYDGKEKVNTTFSIYKNGKSIFTQKVQFSSSEKSKTITANLTSTKEGLQYYTASVRKIADEKNTKNNTKNFSVEVINEQTKVLILTSVLHPDIGTLTKSIESNKQRSVDVFLIDKFKGNLINYQLVILNQPTAKFISILNDLKKANSNYFIVSGVNTDWKFINKQQLGFTKKAINETESYGAIFNDSFLIYQQKNIGFDQFPPLKDKFGEVVLSKEHQKLLAQNINGVETEQPLLATFEQNNKKWAVLFGEGIWKWRSASFLSNNSFQDFDEFIGNLVQYLASDKKRNRLEVNSESLYSANSTINLSAFYTDKNYKFDARASLEITITNSETREITKLPFSLVNTSYQIEIENLISGDYTYKVAVIGQDINKYGKFKITTYQIEEQFTNANSEKLEKLAKNSGGILFYKNQIDDLSKELLENTAFYTTQKSTIKEQNLIDWKWILFIVIGLFTAEWFIRKYYGKI; this is translated from the coding sequence TTGCAGATAACAACCATTTTATATATAATTATTGCCTTATTACTGAGTATTTCAGTGGCATTCTTTCAATATTTTTATAGCGTAAAAAGTAAGACAAGAATTAATACTTTACTTTTTGTTTTAAAAACATTTAGTTTGTTTTTATTGCTGTTATTACTGATAAACCCTACAATTAAAAATACTGAGTTAAAAAACAGTATCCCAGTTTTAGCTGTTTTGGTTGATAATTCTAAATCTATTCCTTTTTTTAAAGAAGAAAAAAATGTTGAAAATTTTATTGAAGCACTAAATAATAATAAGTCTTTAAACGAAAAGTTTTTAATAAATGAATTCACTTTTGGAAGTTCTTTAAGGGTTTTAGATAGTGTTTCATTTAATGAAAGTGAAACCAATATTTCTGAAGCTATTTTAGCTGTAAATGAATTGAATAAAGATAAAATAGCACCAATAATTTTAATTACTGATGGAAATCAAACCATTGGTAATGATTATGAGTTTATCAACTCTAAACAACCAATTTACCCTCTAGTAGTTGGAGATACAATTAAGTACAGAGATCTAAGAATAAGTCAATTAAATGTAAACAAATACAGTTACATTAAAAATAAATTTCCTGTAGAAGTTTTATTAAATTATGATGGAAAAGAAAAGGTAAATACAACGTTTTCAATTTATAAAAACGGAAAAAGTATTTTTACTCAAAAAGTACAGTTTTCTTCATCAGAAAAATCGAAAACAATTACTGCTAATTTAACATCTACAAAAGAAGGTTTACAATATTATACAGCTTCTGTTAGAAAAATTGCTGATGAAAAAAACACCAAAAATAACACTAAAAACTTCTCGGTAGAAGTTATAAATGAACAGACAAAAGTGTTGATTTTGACATCCGTTTTACATCCAGATATTGGTACTTTAACAAAATCCATAGAAAGTAATAAGCAGCGTTCTGTAGATGTTTTTTTAATAGATAAATTTAAAGGGAATTTAATTAATTATCAATTAGTTATTTTAAATCAACCAACCGCTAAATTTATTTCTATTTTAAATGATTTAAAAAAAGCTAATAGTAATTACTTTATTGTTTCTGGTGTAAATACAGATTGGAAATTCATTAATAAGCAACAGCTTGGTTTTACTAAAAAAGCAATTAATGAAACAGAAAGCTATGGTGCAATTTTTAATGATTCTTTTTTAATTTATCAGCAAAAAAACATTGGTTTTGATCAGTTTCCTCCTCTAAAAGATAAGTTTGGAGAAGTGGTTCTTTCTAAAGAACATCAAAAATTATTGGCGCAAAATATAAATGGAGTTGAAACTGAACAACCTTTATTAGCCACTTTTGAGCAGAACAATAAAAAATGGGCAGTTTTGTTTGGTGAAGGGATTTGGAAATGGCGGTCTGCAAGTTTTTTGAGTAATAATTCATTTCAAGATTTTGATGAATTTATAGGGAATTTAGTTCAATATTTAGCTTCAGATAAAAAAAGAAACCGTTTAGAAGTAAATTCAGAAAGCTTGTATTCGGCTAATTCAACTATTAATTTATCCGCTTTTTATACAGATAAAAATTATAAATTCGATGCGAGAGCTTCATTAGAAATTACAATTACAAATTCAGAAACTAGAGAAATTACAAAACTTCCGTTTTCTTTAGTGAATACTTCTTATCAGATTGAAATTGAGAATCTTATTTCAGGTGATTACACGTATAAAGTTGCTGTAATTGGTCAGGATATTAATAAATATGGAAAATTTAAAATCACTACTTATCAAATTGAAGAACAGTTTACCAATGCAAATTCAGAGAAACTAGAAAAATTAGCAAAAAATTCTGGAGGAATATTGTTTTATAAAAATCAAATTGATGATTTATCAAAAGAACTTTTAGAAAACACAGCATTTTATACAACCCAAAAATCAACGATTAAAGAACAAAATTTGATAGATTGGAAATGGATTTTATTTATTGTAATTGGTTTATTTACTGCAGAATGGTTTATTAGAAAATATTATGGGAAGATTTAA
- a CDS encoding acyl-CoA thioesterase — protein sequence MNFHTRKWVKPQDLNPNGTLFGGRLLEWIDEELGIYAIIQLEIPRTVTKYMSEIDFVSSAKQGDIVEIGIKVLAFGNSSITLKCSVRNKLTHKTIIVIDKIVMVSLDENGSPKSHGKTKIEYVKDRLGDK from the coding sequence ATGAATTTTCACACAAGAAAATGGGTAAAACCTCAAGATTTAAATCCGAATGGAACTTTGTTTGGAGGCAGGTTATTAGAATGGATTGATGAAGAGTTGGGTATTTATGCCATTATTCAATTAGAAATACCTAGAACAGTTACTAAATACATGTCTGAAATAGATTTTGTTAGTTCTGCAAAACAAGGAGATATTGTAGAAATTGGGATTAAAGTTTTAGCTTTCGGTAATTCGTCTATAACCCTAAAGTGTAGTGTAAGAAATAAATTAACGCATAAAACGATTATAGTAATAGATAAAATTGTGATGGTTTCTTTGGATGAAAATGGCAGCCCTAAAAGTCATGGAAAAACAAAGATTGAGTATGTTAAAGATAGATTAGGTGATAAATAG
- a CDS encoding prohibitin family protein: MSNQQLDIKFPKGGIFFIILAVAVIILFSKSTVTIKSGQAGVLYKTFDGGVVTDEAALGEGFQIVAPWNKVFIYEVRQQELFEKMQVLSSNGLEIQLEASAWFQPHSEKIGSLHQEKGENYISRVIQPAIRSAARSVVGRYTPEQLYSSKRDVIQTEIFVETKKILDKQYIQLNEILVRDVTLPSTIKTAIERKLKQEQESLEYEFRLVTAKKEAEKQIIEAQGKADANRILSASITDKILQDKGIEATIKLSESPNSKVIVIGSGKSGMPIILGNQ; the protein is encoded by the coding sequence ATGAGCAATCAACAATTAGATATTAAATTTCCAAAAGGAGGAATCTTTTTTATCATATTAGCAGTAGCAGTAATTATTTTATTTTCGAAATCTACAGTAACTATAAAATCGGGTCAAGCGGGTGTTTTATATAAAACTTTTGACGGTGGAGTTGTAACAGACGAAGCAGCTTTAGGTGAAGGTTTTCAAATTGTTGCACCATGGAATAAAGTTTTCATTTATGAAGTAAGACAGCAAGAACTTTTTGAAAAAATGCAAGTATTATCTTCAAACGGTTTAGAAATTCAATTAGAAGCTTCTGCATGGTTTCAACCACACTCAGAAAAAATAGGTTCTTTACACCAAGAAAAAGGAGAAAACTATATTTCTAGAGTTATACAACCAGCAATTAGATCTGCTGCAAGAAGTGTTGTTGGGCGTTATACTCCAGAACAATTATATTCTAGTAAGAGAGATGTAATACAAACTGAAATATTTGTAGAAACAAAAAAGATTTTAGACAAGCAGTACATTCAGTTAAATGAAATATTGGTTAGAGATGTTACTTTACCATCAACTATTAAAACTGCAATTGAGCGTAAGTTAAAGCAAGAGCAAGAATCTTTAGAATATGAGTTTAGATTAGTTACGGCAAAAAAAGAAGCTGAAAAACAAATTATCGAAGCACAAGGTAAAGCAGATGCAAATAGGATTTTAAGTGCTTCTATTACTGATAAAATTTTACAAGATAAAGGAATCGAAGCAACTATTAAGTTGTCTGAATCTCCTAATAGTAAAGTAATTGTTATTGGTTCTGGTAAATCTGGAATGCCAATTATTTTAGGAAATCAATAA
- the xerD gene encoding site-specific tyrosine recombinase XerD, translating to MKWQNAIRDYQLFLKIERGLSQNTLESYSRDLKKLTFFLEQNEIDIAPISINETIIQQFIYKIAKEVNPRSQARIISGLRSFFDYLIFEDYRKTNPTDLIEAPKIGRKLPDTLSEDEINELISSIDLSHSQGERNRTILETMYSCGLRVSELITLKISDLFFEEGFIRVIGKGNKQRFVPIHYNAQKYILTYIKNIRTHLNPKKGFEDTVFLNRRGNALTRQMIFIILKELAIKIDLNKKISPHTLRHSFATHLLKNGADLRAIQQMLGHESITTTEVYVHLDKSYLKEVVETFHPRK from the coding sequence ATGAAATGGCAAAATGCAATTAGAGATTATCAATTATTCTTAAAAATTGAAAGAGGTTTATCGCAAAATACCCTAGAAAGCTATTCTAGAGATTTAAAAAAACTTACTTTTTTTCTTGAGCAAAATGAAATCGACATCGCTCCTATTTCTATTAATGAAACTATAATTCAACAATTTATATATAAGATTGCTAAAGAAGTAAATCCAAGAAGTCAAGCAAGAATTATTTCTGGGTTACGTAGTTTTTTTGATTATTTAATTTTCGAAGATTACAGAAAGACAAATCCTACAGATTTAATTGAAGCTCCAAAAATTGGAAGAAAATTACCAGATACATTGTCTGAAGATGAAATAAACGAACTGATTTCATCTATAGATTTAAGTCATTCACAAGGAGAAAGAAACAGAACTATTTTAGAAACTATGTATAGTTGTGGTTTGCGTGTAAGCGAACTGATTACCTTAAAAATTTCTGATTTATTTTTTGAAGAAGGTTTTATACGTGTTATTGGTAAAGGAAATAAGCAACGTTTTGTTCCTATACATTATAATGCACAAAAATATATTTTAACCTATATAAAAAACATTAGAACGCACTTAAATCCTAAAAAAGGATTTGAAGATACCGTCTTTTTAAACAGACGTGGAAATGCACTTACAAGGCAAATGATTTTTATCATTTTAAAAGAATTGGCTATCAAAATAGACTTAAACAAGAAAATAAGTCCTCATACATTACGTCATTCTTTTGCAACTCATTTACTAAAAAATGGTGCAGATTTAAGAGCAATACAACAAATGTTAGGGCATGAAAGTATTACTACAACAGAAGTTTATGTGCATCTAGACAAAAGCTACTTAAAAGAAGTTGTAGAAACATTTCACCCTAGAAAATAA
- a CDS encoding porin family protein: MKKVLLIAVLALLGLGNVNAQDAKFGAIAGYHNLSQKLSAEGASVSMDINGFYIGVSGEFKLSETLNLQTELQYASASQDDESIDLIVFPILAKYYVSEEFSLQAGPQLDFIVSDSEGANVFGLGLAVGAGYDISKNFYISSRYAFGLTNRIEDAPSDYSLKTNTFQVGLGYKF, translated from the coding sequence ATGAAAAAAGTATTACTTATTGCTGTATTGGCATTATTGGGTTTGGGAAATGTAAATGCTCAAGATGCTAAGTTTGGAGCCATTGCAGGTTATCACAATTTAAGCCAGAAACTAAGTGCAGAGGGGGCTTCAGTTTCTATGGATATCAATGGTTTTTATATTGGTGTTTCAGGGGAATTTAAACTGTCTGAAACTTTAAACTTGCAAACTGAATTACAATATGCAAGTGCATCTCAAGATGATGAATCTATTGATTTAATCGTTTTCCCAATATTGGCAAAATACTATGTTTCAGAAGAATTTAGTTTACAAGCTGGACCTCAATTAGATTTTATCGTGTCAGACTCTGAGGGGGCTAATGTTTTTGGTTTAGGCTTAGCTGTTGGAGCAGGATATGATATTAGTAAAAATTTTTATATTAGCAGTAGATATGCATTTGGTTTAACAAACAGAATTGAAGATGCGCCGTCTGATTATTCATTAAAAACTAACACTTTTCAAGTAGGATTAGGCTATAAGTTCTAA
- the aroQ gene encoding type II 3-dehydroquinate dehydratase translates to MKLIIINGPNLNLLGKREPEIYGSKTFEDFFSEIQLKFKEVELSYFQSNIEGEIIDKLHEVGFDYDGIILNAAAYTHTSVGIGDAVKGITTPVVELHISNVHAREEFRHHSFIAPAAKGVLFGFGLKGYELAIQSFL, encoded by the coding sequence ATGAAACTAATTATTATAAACGGTCCCAATTTAAATTTATTAGGAAAAAGAGAACCAGAAATTTACGGTTCTAAAACTTTTGAAGATTTTTTTAGTGAAATTCAGCTTAAATTTAAAGAAGTGGAATTATCTTATTTTCAATCTAATATAGAAGGTGAAATTATTGATAAATTACATGAAGTTGGTTTTGATTATGATGGCATTATTCTAAATGCAGCTGCTTATACACATACTTCTGTTGGTATTGGTGATGCTGTAAAAGGAATCACAACACCTGTTGTAGAATTACATATTTCAAATGTGCACGCTAGAGAAGAATTTAGGCATCATAGTTTTATTGCTCCTGCAGCAAAAGGTGTTTTATTTGGCTTTGGTTTGAAAGGATATGAATTAGCAATTCAGAGTTTTCTTTAA
- a CDS encoding GNAT family N-acetyltransferase, whose protein sequence is MEIENLEIIAYQPKFAKDFYNLNVEWLEKYFYVEPYDEKVLSNPQKYVIDSGGFIFFAKYNNEIVGVVSLINQKIFFELSKMAVSPKYQGLKIGLKLMNFCIDFARNKKWKSITIYSHRSLVPAINLYKKTGFKEIELEKESHYERSDIKMLLKLS, encoded by the coding sequence ATGGAAATAGAAAATTTAGAAATTATAGCGTATCAACCTAAGTTTGCTAAAGACTTTTACAATTTAAATGTTGAATGGTTAGAAAAATATTTTTATGTAGAACCTTATGATGAAAAGGTTTTAAGCAATCCGCAGAAATATGTAATTGATTCTGGAGGCTTCATTTTCTTTGCAAAATATAACAATGAAATTGTTGGCGTTGTTTCACTGATCAACCAAAAAATATTTTTTGAACTGAGTAAAATGGCCGTTTCACCAAAATATCAAGGTTTAAAAATAGGTTTAAAACTAATGAATTTCTGTATCGATTTTGCAAGAAATAAAAAATGGAAAAGTATCACAATATACTCTCACAGATCATTAGTGCCTGCTATTAACTTATATAAAAAAACAGGTTTTAAAGAAATTGAATTAGAAAAAGAATCTCATTATGAGCGTTCTGATATTAAAATGCTTTTAAAATTAAGCTAA